GACCGCGGTTGTTGCGTGTATTCTTATCGTCTGAAATAAAGGTAGCACCCTCTTCAAAGGTAAACTTCCCTGCTCGTATATCAGTTGCCACTGAATCCAGGCGGGCCAGCGAAGCGTTTATAGACGAGTCGTTCACCTCGGGTTTCAGCAGGATATGGCGCACTTTCACCTTGTCGCCACGCTTGTCAATAAGTTGTATGATATGATAGCCGAACTCAGACTCCACGATTTTTGAAATCTTTTTCGGATCGGTCAAGTTGAAAGCCACATTGGCGAAAGCCGGGTCGAACATGCCACGACCAGTATAGTCAAGCTCTCCACCCTTTCTGGCTGAACCTGGGTCTTCCGAATACAAACGGGCCAAAGTCTGGAAGGTTGACTGTCCACTCATCACGCGATCAGTAAAATCACGCAGTTCGTCCTTCACACGGTTAATCTCTTCTGGAGCCACGGTTGGGGTCTGTGCAATAATCTGCACCTCCACAGTGGTAGGCACGAACGGAATGCTGTCTGGTGAAAGTTCCTTGAAATAGCGGCGCACCTCAGCAGGCGTTACGATAACATTCTTAGCCAGATGCTCCTTCATGCGCTGAATCATCATCTGGTCGCGCAGTTCGTCGTGCATCGCAGCACGAATCTGACTGATACTCTGCTTACGGTACTCTTCCAGTTTCTCGCGCGAACCTATCTGAGAAATCATATAGTCCAAACGGGCTTCTATCTGAGACGAAACCTCCGATTCTGTCACCTCAATACTATCAATGGCAGCCTGATGCAAGAAAAGTTTCTGAACAGCAATTCGCTCAGG
The sequence above is a segment of the Prevotella sp. E9-3 genome. Coding sequences within it:
- a CDS encoding peptidylprolyl isomerase, encoding MKNTGTIILLLMMAVPLLGIASSAKEVTTVNAADSTEVGSTVDEVVWVVGDEAILKSDIEVMRIQAAMEGVRWERNPDCAIPERIAVQKLFLHQAAIDSIEVTESEVSSQIEARLDYMISQIGSREKLEEYRKQSISQIRAAMHDELRDQMMIQRMKEHLAKNVIVTPAEVRRYFKELSPDSIPFVPTTVEVQIIAQTPTVAPEEINRVKDELRDFTDRVMSGQSTFQTLARLYSEDPGSARKGGELDYTGRGMFDPAFANVAFNLTDPKKISKIVESEFGYHIIQLIDKRGDKVKVRHILLKPEVNDSSINASLARLDSVATDIRAGKFTFEEGATFISDDKNTRNNRGLMANQSGQGQTSKFQLQDLPSEVAKVVDTLQVGQISKPFTMINDRGKTVCVIAKLKSRTEGHKATITEDFQVMKDVVLEKRRAEALHKWVVDKIKNTYVRINDNYRDCDFEYQGWVR